A genomic window from Candidatus Kouleothrix ribensis includes:
- a CDS encoding ABC transporter permease: MRMILNNLRRRKTRTLLTMLGIAIGVAAVIVLSAFGAGMADGFGQIGSPAEADLTVYQKDALLIMMGVIDQATGDDLARVRGVAAVAGTVVGVIQTRESPYFLVAGEDPHGFAIGHYRLVVGRPLSAKRQLMLGKSAAAHFNKRVGDSFRLGDASYRVVGIYATGASFEDNGAVIHLADAQRIFDKRQQVSYFKLKLHNLQQRDAVKQAIERGWDDLAATRSGEPSKQDDMLSLYRSFGWFLGIFAILVGGLGMMNAMLMSVFERTREIGVLRALGWRRHRVIGMILGEALVLALSGGLLGIGLGVILTQLASLSPAVSGFLSGTFNPVVFVQALVTALVLGAVGGAYPALRAARLAPVEAMRAESGAAVHWGAGARLLTRISGGGALRNLWRRPNRTLTSAIGLGIGVGFIVTLMGITTGMRTLFTNMLSAGQADLVAEQANASDAAFSAIDERIAEQLRARPEVRAVSKLVLGTTSAPGLPFFFAFGLDPHEEYIQHYRIRTGGMLARPRDILLGRLAADSLKKRVGDSLHLAGSSYRVVGIYENGVSYEDAGGVIALNEAQRLFRKPHQVSFIGIALRDPSQAAPIAATLERAFPAIMVNQAANVTERMQDFATLNAVFAALVGLMVLVNSIVMANVMMMSVFERTQEIGVLRALGWTQQRVLGMVLVESIALSGLSGLAGVAIGVALGALFTLEPTYGRLLPPTYTATMLGQVLALALILGALGGLLPAWRAARLRPVKALRYE; this comes from the coding sequence ATGCGCATGATCCTCAACAACTTGCGCCGGCGCAAAACCCGCACGCTGCTCACGATGCTCGGCATCGCGATCGGCGTCGCGGCGGTGATCGTGCTGTCGGCCTTCGGCGCAGGCATGGCCGATGGGTTTGGGCAGATCGGCAGCCCGGCCGAGGCCGACCTGACGGTATACCAGAAAGACGCGCTGCTGATCATGATGGGCGTGATCGACCAGGCCACCGGCGACGACCTGGCACGTGTGCGCGGAGTGGCGGCGGTGGCCGGCACCGTCGTCGGCGTGATCCAGACGCGCGAATCGCCCTACTTCCTGGTGGCCGGCGAAGACCCGCACGGCTTCGCGATCGGGCATTATCGGCTGGTGGTCGGCCGGCCGCTCAGCGCAAAGCGCCAGCTCATGCTGGGCAAATCGGCGGCGGCACACTTCAACAAGCGCGTGGGCGACTCATTTCGGCTGGGCGACGCGAGCTACCGCGTGGTCGGCATCTACGCCACCGGCGCCAGCTTCGAAGACAATGGCGCGGTGATCCACCTGGCCGACGCACAGCGGATCTTCGATAAGCGCCAGCAGGTGAGCTACTTCAAGCTCAAGCTGCACAACCTCCAGCAACGCGATGCGGTGAAGCAGGCGATTGAGCGCGGCTGGGACGACCTGGCGGCCACGCGCTCGGGCGAGCCTAGCAAGCAGGACGATATGCTCAGCCTGTACCGCTCGTTCGGCTGGTTCCTGGGCATCTTCGCCATCCTGGTGGGCGGCCTGGGCATGATGAATGCCATGCTGATGAGCGTGTTCGAGCGCACGCGCGAGATCGGCGTGCTGCGCGCGCTGGGCTGGCGCCGCCATCGCGTGATCGGCATGATCCTGGGCGAGGCGCTGGTGCTGGCGCTGAGCGGCGGCCTGCTCGGCATCGGGCTGGGCGTGATCCTGACGCAGCTGGCCAGCCTCTCGCCGGCGGTGAGCGGGTTTCTGAGCGGCACATTCAACCCGGTAGTCTTCGTACAGGCGCTGGTCACCGCGCTGGTGCTCGGCGCAGTGGGCGGGGCTTACCCGGCACTACGTGCCGCGCGGCTGGCACCAGTGGAGGCCATGCGCGCCGAGAGCGGCGCGGCAGTACACTGGGGCGCCGGGGCACGCCTGCTCACGCGCATATCCGGCGGGGGCGCACTGCGCAACCTGTGGCGGCGGCCGAACCGTACGCTCACCAGCGCGATCGGGCTGGGCATCGGCGTGGGCTTCATCGTGACGCTGATGGGCATTACCACAGGCATGCGCACGCTGTTCACCAACATGCTCTCGGCCGGCCAGGCCGACCTAGTGGCCGAGCAGGCGAACGCCTCGGACGCAGCATTCTCGGCGATCGACGAGCGCATCGCCGAGCAGCTGCGCGCACGGCCCGAGGTGCGCGCAGTGTCGAAGCTGGTGCTCGGCACTACCAGTGCGCCGGGATTGCCGTTCTTCTTCGCCTTCGGGCTCGACCCGCACGAGGAGTATATTCAGCACTACCGCATCCGCACGGGCGGCATGCTCGCGCGCCCGCGCGACATCCTGCTTGGGCGGCTGGCCGCCGACAGCCTGAAGAAGCGCGTTGGCGATTCGCTGCACCTGGCTGGATCGAGCTACCGCGTGGTCGGCATCTATGAGAATGGCGTGAGCTACGAAGACGCCGGCGGCGTGATCGCGCTCAACGAAGCCCAACGCCTGTTCCGCAAGCCACACCAGGTTTCGTTTATCGGCATCGCGCTGCGCGATCCATCGCAGGCCGCGCCCATCGCGGCCACGCTCGAGCGCGCCTTCCCGGCGATTATGGTCAACCAGGCCGCCAATGTCACCGAGCGCATGCAAGATTTTGCCACACTGAATGCGGTGTTTGCCGCGCTGGTAGGCCTGATGGTGCTGGTGAACAGCATTGTGATGGCCAACGTAATGATGATGAGCGTGTTCGAGCGCACCCAGGAAATCGGCGTGCTGCGCGCGCTAGGCTGGACGCAGCAGCGCGTACTTGGCATGGTGCTGGTCGAGTCGATCGCGCTAAGCGGGCTGAGTGGGCTGGCCGGCGTAGCGATCGGCGTGGCGCTCGGCGCGCTGTTCACGCTCGAACCAACCTACGGGCGCTTGCTGCCACCAACCTACACAGCCACTATGCTCGGCCAGGTGCTGGCGCTGGCGCTGATCCTCGGTGCGCTGGGCGGCCTGCTGCCGGCCTGGCGCGCCGCGCGGCTGCGCCCGGTCAAGGCACTGCGGTACGAATGA
- a CDS encoding ABC transporter ATP-binding protein, with the protein MSEQAIVIETRGLAKVYGDGVAIRALDQVDLTVHRGEMIAIVGPSGSGKSTLLNMIGALDRPTSGEVIVDGTPLSQVRDLDHFRNRTVGFIFQTHNLIPTLTARENVEVPMVAAGRRAAERHQRAGTLLALVGLARRADFMPNQLSGGERQRVAIARALANQPAILLADEPTGNLDSQNTEEIMELLAELNHSQGTTLLIVTHNHEVAQKAGRVITFRDGKIQHDVVLHSAFERQLLDFKSSALGQAIVSGDGLPDELRDLAPQLRELLARV; encoded by the coding sequence ATGAGCGAGCAAGCCATCGTGATCGAAACGCGCGGGCTGGCCAAAGTGTATGGCGACGGCGTCGCGATCCGCGCGCTCGACCAGGTTGACCTTACCGTGCATCGCGGTGAGATGATCGCGATCGTCGGGCCTTCCGGCTCGGGCAAGTCGACGCTGCTGAACATGATCGGCGCGCTTGACCGGCCAACCAGCGGTGAGGTGATCGTCGATGGCACGCCGCTGTCGCAGGTGCGCGACCTCGACCACTTTCGCAATCGCACGGTTGGCTTCATCTTCCAGACGCACAACCTCATCCCTACGCTCACCGCGCGCGAGAACGTCGAGGTGCCGATGGTCGCGGCTGGGCGGCGTGCGGCCGAGCGGCACCAGCGCGCTGGCACGCTACTTGCGCTGGTTGGGCTGGCGCGACGCGCCGATTTCATGCCCAACCAGCTCTCGGGCGGCGAACGCCAACGCGTGGCAATCGCGCGGGCGCTGGCAAACCAGCCGGCTATTCTGCTGGCCGACGAACCGACCGGCAACCTCGACTCGCAAAACACCGAGGAGATCATGGAGCTGCTGGCCGAGCTCAACCACAGCCAGGGCACCACGCTGCTGATCGTGACCCACAATCACGAGGTGGCGCAGAAGGCCGGCCGGGTGATCACCTTCCGCGATGGCAAGATCCAGCACGACGTGGTGCTGCACAGCGCCTTCGAGCGCCAGCTGCTCGACTTCAAGAGCTCGGCGCTGGGCCAGGCGATCGTCTCGGGCGACGGCCTGCCCGACGAGCTGCGCGACCTCGCGCCACAGCTGCGCGAGCTGCTCGCACGCGTGTAA